The proteins below are encoded in one region of Limnochorda pilosa:
- the xylB gene encoding xylulokinase — MGRWLIGIDVGTSGTKTLLVDDEGRVVARAYREYPLETPRPGWAEQDPAAWYRAAVEGVREVIRQSGLAPADVAGIGLSGQMHGSVFLDRSGDVVRPPLLWCDTRTAEEVRELNRTVGRERMIRLAGSPAMEGFTSPKVLWLRRYEPENFGRVDVLLLPKDYVRYRLTGEKSTEVSDAAGTGLFDVERMDWSTDLVESVGLRHDQLPPVLGSADVAGRLTESAAAETGLPPGVPVVAGGADNACGAVGAGVVRAGRALVSIGTSGVVLCHAPEPRRDEGGRVHTFNHAVPGAWYLMGVMLAAGLSLRWVREELGHLERMAAELTGADAYDLLAREAERSPAGARGLWFLPYLNGERTPHADPHARGVWFGLSSAHRREDLIRAVLEGVAYGLKDSLEILRSLGMEIEALRALGGGARSPLWRQILADVLQVPIARLNVDEGPGYGAALLAGVGSGVWADVAEAADATVRVTDRVEPQEGLRLRYEAGYAMFRSLYQALRPLFREAARRSE, encoded by the coding sequence ATGGGTCGATGGCTGATCGGCATTGACGTGGGGACCAGCGGAACGAAGACACTGCTGGTCGATGATGAAGGACGGGTGGTCGCCCGGGCCTACCGGGAGTACCCGCTGGAGACGCCGCGCCCGGGGTGGGCCGAGCAGGACCCGGCGGCGTGGTATCGGGCCGCGGTGGAAGGCGTGCGCGAGGTGATCCGGCAGTCGGGCCTGGCACCGGCGGATGTGGCTGGCATCGGCCTCTCCGGGCAGATGCACGGTTCGGTCTTCCTGGATCGGTCCGGGGACGTGGTGCGGCCTCCCCTGCTCTGGTGTGACACCCGGACGGCCGAAGAGGTGCGCGAGCTGAACCGGACCGTGGGGCGGGAGCGGATGATCCGTCTCGCCGGGAGCCCCGCCATGGAGGGTTTCACCTCCCCCAAGGTCCTGTGGCTGCGCCGGTACGAGCCCGAGAACTTTGGGCGGGTGGACGTGCTGCTCCTTCCGAAGGACTACGTTCGTTACCGGTTGACGGGCGAGAAGTCCACCGAGGTCTCGGATGCTGCCGGAACGGGGCTCTTCGATGTCGAGCGCATGGACTGGTCCACGGACCTGGTGGAGTCGGTGGGGCTGAGGCACGATCAACTGCCCCCGGTGTTGGGCTCAGCGGACGTGGCAGGGAGGCTCACCGAGTCTGCCGCGGCGGAGACGGGGCTCCCGCCGGGCGTACCGGTCGTGGCCGGCGGTGCGGACAACGCCTGCGGGGCTGTTGGCGCAGGGGTGGTCCGTGCGGGGAGGGCGCTGGTCAGCATCGGTACGTCGGGTGTGGTCCTCTGCCACGCTCCGGAGCCGCGGCGGGACGAGGGTGGGAGGGTGCACACCTTCAACCACGCGGTCCCTGGGGCCTGGTACCTCATGGGGGTCATGCTGGCCGCGGGCCTGAGCCTCCGATGGGTTCGGGAGGAGCTGGGGCACCTGGAGCGGATGGCGGCGGAGCTGACGGGGGCCGACGCCTACGATCTGCTTGCCCGGGAGGCGGAGCGGAGCCCCGCCGGGGCACGGGGGCTCTGGTTCTTGCCGTACCTGAACGGGGAGCGGACGCCCCACGCGGACCCTCATGCCCGGGGCGTCTGGTTCGGGCTCAGCAGCGCGCACCGTCGGGAAGATCTGATCCGGGCGGTTCTGGAAGGAGTAGCCTACGGGCTGAAGGACAGTCTGGAGATCCTCCGCTCCCTGGGGATGGAGATCGAGGCGTTGCGGGCGCTGGGGGGAGGGGCGAGGAGTCCTCTCTGGCGCCAGATCCTGGCCGATGTCCTGCAGGTTCCGATCGCCCGCCTCAACGTGGACGAAGGTCCCGGCTACGGCGCGGCGCTGCTGGCCGGGGTGGGGAGCGGCGTCTGGGCCGACGTCGCGGAGGCGGCCGACGCGACGGTGCGGGTCACGGACCGCGTGGAGCCTCAGGAAGGCCTCCGGTTGCGCTACGAGGCGGGGTACGCGATGTTCCGCTCCCTGTACCAGGCGTTGCGGCCGCTCTTTCGGGAGGCGGCGCGGCGGTCAGAGTAG
- a CDS encoding LacI family DNA-binding transcriptional regulator, whose protein sequence is MVRLRDIASATGLSINTVSRALNGKPDVSPETRQHVLRTATRLGYRPNVVARNLRRQTSHTLGVVVPDFVNPFFAAVVQGIEAEARQRGYNIVLCNTSEDERLEAEALNILVEQRVAGILLTPVRTDARAVSELCGGPIPVVLIARDCPGLGLAAVLNDDAAGAYLAVEHLCSRGRSRILFVTAPFSNWSSLERYKGYSEALERQGVALVPERVIQVNPTSDAAYTTVKTALEDGVDFDAVFAFSDFVAIGVLRALKEANISVPDDVSVVGYDDIDIAGMLETPLTTVGVAKRRLGQEAARILIDRLADSDAGGAPGRVVLSPQLIVRDSV, encoded by the coding sequence ATGGTGCGGCTGCGGGATATTGCATCGGCAACGGGGCTCTCCATCAACACCGTTTCGAGGGCGTTGAACGGGAAACCGGACGTGAGCCCGGAGACCCGGCAGCACGTCCTGCGGACCGCGACGCGTCTCGGGTATCGGCCCAACGTGGTGGCGCGGAACCTGCGTCGTCAGACGAGCCACACCCTGGGCGTGGTGGTGCCGGACTTCGTCAACCCCTTCTTCGCCGCGGTCGTCCAGGGGATCGAGGCAGAGGCTCGCCAGCGCGGGTACAACATCGTCCTCTGCAACACCAGCGAGGACGAGAGGCTCGAGGCCGAAGCGCTGAACATCCTGGTGGAGCAGCGGGTTGCGGGGATTCTGCTGACGCCGGTGCGAACCGACGCAAGGGCCGTCTCGGAGCTGTGTGGAGGCCCCATCCCCGTCGTTCTCATCGCCCGCGATTGCCCTGGCCTGGGGCTCGCGGCCGTGCTCAACGACGACGCGGCGGGTGCGTACCTGGCGGTGGAGCATCTCTGCTCGCGGGGCCGCTCCCGCATCCTATTCGTGACCGCGCCGTTCTCCAACTGGAGCAGCCTGGAACGCTACAAGGGGTACTCGGAGGCGCTGGAGAGGCAGGGCGTGGCTCTCGTTCCCGAGCGGGTGATCCAGGTCAACCCCACGTCCGATGCGGCCTATACCACCGTCAAGACGGCGCTCGAGGACGGCGTCGACTTCGATGCCGTCTTCGCCTTCAGCGACTTCGTCGCCATCGGCGTGCTGCGGGCGCTGAAGGAGGCGAACATCTCCGTGCCCGACGATGTCTCCGTGGTGGGGTACGACGACATCGACATCGCCGGCATGCTCGAGACACCTCTGACCACCGTGGGCGTCGCCAAACGCCGGCTCGGCCAGGAGGCGGCCCGCATCCTGATCGACCGGCTGGCCGACTCGGACGCCGGCGGCGCGCCGGGTCGGGTGGTCCTCTCCCCGCAACTGATCGTACGCGACTCCGTTTGA
- a CDS encoding ribulokinase: MDRSGGRYTIGIDFGTLSGRAVLVEVATGEEVATAVYEYANGVIDERLPGSDIPLPPDTALQDPADYLRTLEETVPRVLELGQVAPEQVIGIGVDFTACTMLPTKADGTPLCFLEAYRSNPHSWVKLWKHHAAQPHANRLNAVARERGERFLARYGGKISSEWFFPKAWQILDEAPEVYEAADRLLEAADWVIWQLTGVETRNACTAGYKAIWSKREGFPDGEFFAALDPRLAGIVDEKMSRSILPQGARAGGLTQVWAEKLGLRPGIAVAVANVDAHVAVPACTVVSPNKMVMVMGTSICHLVLGKEQVEVEGMCGVVEDGILPGYYGYEAGQAAVGDIFGWFVEQGVPEGYGEEARRRGISVHELLEEKAARLQPGESGLLALDWWNGNRSVLVDADLAGMVLGMTLSTTPEEIYRALIEATAFGTRVIIDTFEARGIAIEELYACGGLPERNRLLMQIYADVTQRPIRVARSSQTPALGSAMFAAVAAGPEGGGYASIVDAAARMAGLKEEVYRPDPEASAFYEPLYREYVLLHDYFGRGANDVMKRLKEMRARWRSAGGPACR; this comes from the coding sequence TTGGATCGGAGCGGCGGCCGCTACACCATCGGGATCGACTTCGGCACTCTGTCGGGGCGTGCCGTGCTGGTGGAGGTGGCCACCGGGGAGGAGGTGGCCACGGCCGTGTACGAGTATGCGAACGGCGTCATCGACGAGCGGCTTCCGGGGAGCGATATCCCACTGCCGCCCGATACGGCGTTGCAGGATCCGGCCGATTACCTGCGGACGCTGGAGGAGACCGTTCCGCGGGTCCTGGAGCTGGGGCAGGTGGCCCCAGAGCAGGTGATCGGGATCGGCGTCGACTTCACCGCGTGCACCATGTTGCCCACCAAGGCCGATGGGACGCCGCTTTGCTTCCTGGAGGCGTATCGGTCCAACCCGCACAGTTGGGTGAAGCTGTGGAAGCACCACGCCGCCCAGCCCCACGCCAACCGGCTGAACGCCGTCGCCCGGGAGCGGGGCGAGCGGTTTCTGGCCCGGTACGGCGGGAAGATCTCGTCCGAGTGGTTCTTCCCCAAGGCGTGGCAGATCCTCGATGAGGCGCCGGAGGTGTACGAGGCGGCGGACCGGCTCCTGGAGGCTGCGGACTGGGTGATCTGGCAGCTGACGGGGGTTGAGACGCGCAACGCCTGCACGGCAGGGTACAAGGCGATCTGGAGCAAGCGGGAGGGCTTCCCCGATGGGGAGTTCTTCGCGGCGTTGGACCCGCGCCTGGCCGGCATCGTGGACGAGAAGATGTCCCGTTCGATCCTGCCCCAGGGCGCCCGGGCCGGCGGGCTGACGCAGGTCTGGGCCGAGAAGCTGGGGCTGCGGCCCGGCATCGCCGTCGCGGTGGCCAACGTCGACGCGCACGTGGCCGTTCCCGCCTGTACCGTGGTGAGCCCCAACAAGATGGTGATGGTGATGGGGACCTCCATCTGCCACCTGGTCCTGGGCAAGGAGCAGGTGGAGGTGGAGGGGATGTGCGGGGTGGTGGAGGACGGCATCCTGCCCGGCTACTACGGGTACGAGGCGGGCCAGGCGGCGGTGGGGGACATCTTCGGATGGTTCGTGGAACAGGGGGTACCGGAGGGGTACGGGGAGGAGGCCCGGCGGCGCGGCATCAGCGTCCACGAGCTCCTGGAGGAGAAGGCCGCCCGCCTGCAGCCGGGTGAGAGCGGGCTGCTGGCCCTGGACTGGTGGAATGGGAACCGGTCTGTGCTGGTGGACGCGGACCTGGCGGGGATGGTCCTGGGGATGACGCTCTCCACCACCCCTGAGGAGATCTACCGGGCGCTGATCGAGGCGACCGCGTTCGGAACCCGGGTGATCATCGACACGTTCGAGGCGCGGGGGATAGCCATCGAGGAGCTCTACGCCTGCGGCGGGCTGCCGGAGCGGAATCGCCTCCTGATGCAGATCTACGCGGACGTGACCCAGCGGCCGATCCGCGTCGCCCGCTCGAGCCAGACCCCGGCCCTGGGATCGGCCATGTTCGCAGCGGTGGCGGCAGGACCGGAAGGCGGGGGCTACGCCAGCATCGTGGACGCAGCCGCCCGGATGGCGGGCCTGAAGGAGGAGGTCTACCGCCCCGATCCCGAGGCCTCTGCCTTCTACGAGCCGCTCTACCGGGAGTACGTCCTTCTCCACGACTACTTCGGGCGCGGGGCGAACGACGTGATGAAGCGGCTGAAGGAGATGCGCGCCCGGTGGCGCAGCGCCGGCGGTCCGGCGTGCAGGTAG
- a CDS encoding sugar ABC transporter ATP-binding protein, which produces MSAILELRKVSKRFGGVQALQDVSFTLEEGHIHGLVGENGAGKSTLIKILGGVYAKDAGEVLFQGATHQPATPAEAQRSGISVVHQEIPLCPNLTVAQNVFLGHPILKRGGRADWAEMERRTAELFSLIGQTSIDPRRVVGRLSVAEQQLTCIVQALSQQCRLLILDEPTAALTPGEVETLFDVLRKLRAEGTTILFVSHILSEVMEITDRVTVLRNGRHVATTPTAQLTTADVVRMMVGEMGVGHQPSAHARPSSDVVLEVRDLGEARSGLHGVSFELHRQEVLGIAGIQGAGRTELGLCLFGVTPATEGEIRLQGQPVRVTSPRQAIDLGIGYLTEDRRNLGLFWEMNVEQNLVAVIIDRLRRAFGRWDRRAARERGEEAVKGLDIRTAGLHQGIRFLSGGNQQKVLLARWLSADPSILILDEPTRGIDVGSKAEIRRLIRSLVERGVSVILISSDLDELLALSDRVIVMSRRRVSGTLSGSEATRERVMALATAK; this is translated from the coding sequence GTGTCCGCAATCCTGGAGCTACGGAAGGTCTCGAAGCGCTTCGGCGGAGTACAGGCTCTGCAGGACGTGAGCTTCACCCTCGAGGAGGGTCACATCCACGGGCTGGTCGGCGAGAACGGCGCAGGCAAGTCGACGCTGATCAAGATCCTCGGCGGGGTGTACGCGAAAGACGCGGGGGAGGTCCTCTTCCAGGGGGCCACCCACCAGCCCGCCACCCCTGCCGAGGCGCAGCGGTCGGGCATCTCGGTGGTTCACCAGGAGATCCCCCTCTGCCCCAACCTGACCGTGGCTCAGAACGTCTTCCTGGGCCACCCGATCCTCAAGCGGGGCGGGAGGGCGGACTGGGCCGAGATGGAGCGAAGGACCGCCGAGCTCTTCAGCCTCATCGGCCAGACCTCCATCGATCCACGGCGGGTGGTGGGCCGGCTGAGCGTGGCCGAGCAGCAACTGACCTGCATCGTCCAGGCTCTCTCCCAGCAGTGCCGCCTGCTCATCCTGGATGAACCGACCGCCGCACTCACGCCCGGGGAGGTCGAGACCCTCTTCGACGTGCTCCGCAAGCTGCGGGCGGAGGGAACCACCATCCTCTTCGTCAGCCACATCCTCAGCGAGGTCATGGAGATCACCGACCGGGTGACGGTCCTGCGCAACGGACGGCACGTAGCCACGACCCCCACGGCCCAGCTGACCACTGCCGACGTGGTGCGGATGATGGTGGGTGAGATGGGAGTCGGGCATCAGCCATCCGCCCATGCCCGGCCCAGCTCGGACGTGGTGCTGGAGGTGAGGGATCTCGGCGAGGCTCGCTCGGGCCTGCACGGCGTCTCCTTCGAGCTGCACCGGCAGGAGGTTCTCGGTATCGCCGGCATCCAGGGAGCAGGTCGCACCGAGCTGGGCCTCTGCCTCTTCGGTGTGACCCCGGCGACCGAGGGGGAGATCCGGTTGCAGGGTCAGCCGGTACGGGTCACCTCGCCCCGGCAGGCGATCGACCTGGGGATCGGCTACCTGACCGAAGACCGCCGGAACCTGGGGCTCTTCTGGGAGATGAACGTGGAGCAGAACCTCGTCGCGGTCATCATCGACCGCCTCAGGCGCGCCTTCGGCCGGTGGGACCGGAGAGCGGCGCGGGAGCGCGGGGAAGAGGCCGTGAAGGGTCTGGACATCCGAACGGCCGGTCTCCACCAGGGCATCCGCTTCCTGAGCGGGGGCAACCAGCAGAAGGTCCTCCTGGCCCGCTGGCTGAGCGCGGATCCCTCGATCTTGATCCTGGACGAACCGACGCGGGGTATCGACGTCGGGTCCAAGGCCGAGATCCGCCGGCTCATCCGGAGCCTGGTAGAGCGTGGAGTGTCCGTCATTCTCATCTCGTCGGACCTGGACGAACTCCTGGCCCTGAGCGACCGCGTCATCGTCATGTCGCGTCGACGCGTCTCCGGCACGCTCAGCGGCAGCGAGGCGACGCGAGAGCGAGTGATGGCACTCGCCACGGCCAAGTAG
- a CDS encoding cellulase family glycosylhydrolase has product MKFLRAEGKKVVDTDGREVRLRGVAVGGWLNMENFITGYPGCESRLRSALLEELGEERYRTWMTSFVEAFFSEEDIRFLRGLGATVVRVPFNYRLFEDDDRPGVYKDEGFVHLDRIVRTAETHGMYVILDLHAAPGWQNEGWHADNPTGVSLFWQHRDFQARARDLWAHIADHYRDTAAVAGYDLLNEPNAPSVSVLNRLYKELAGAIRRVDRRHILFLEGNDWSRRFDGLDEALDENVVWSSHNYTVVTHKARRYPGPVEGVYGDRAWLRRDLEETNRWMLERDLPNWVGEFGALYDGDVLEPTPSDQARLAALKDQIELFDEFGFHWTLWTYKDVGPQGLVVPGADSEYLRRLRPMLRLKQELGLDKWTTRDLGWPGAAIRHLVDQIGSRLWDFSLDLAGLKEYLVERVVYGDLANAVVPLYAMLFADMSPEEIAVMQREAFELKNGRRREGLIEVLSASWKS; this is encoded by the coding sequence ATGAAGTTCCTTCGGGCTGAAGGAAAGAAGGTCGTCGACACCGACGGGCGAGAGGTGCGGCTGCGGGGCGTGGCGGTCGGGGGATGGCTCAACATGGAGAACTTCATCACGGGCTATCCAGGCTGCGAGTCCAGGCTGCGGTCCGCACTGCTCGAGGAGTTGGGCGAAGAGCGGTATCGGACATGGATGACGAGCTTCGTCGAGGCCTTCTTCTCGGAGGAAGACATCCGGTTCTTGAGGGGACTCGGAGCGACGGTCGTCAGGGTACCGTTCAACTACCGACTCTTTGAGGACGACGATCGACCGGGCGTCTACAAGGACGAGGGCTTCGTTCATCTGGACAGGATCGTGCGGACTGCCGAAACGCACGGGATGTACGTCATTCTGGACCTGCACGCGGCGCCTGGCTGGCAGAATGAAGGCTGGCACGCCGACAATCCCACGGGCGTGTCGCTCTTCTGGCAGCATCGCGACTTCCAAGCGCGCGCCCGCGACCTGTGGGCTCACATTGCGGACCATTACAGGGATACGGCCGCCGTGGCGGGCTACGACCTCCTCAACGAGCCCAATGCCCCGTCGGTGTCCGTGCTGAACAGGTTGTACAAGGAGCTGGCGGGGGCCATTCGCCGGGTTGATCGGAGGCACATCCTCTTCCTGGAAGGCAACGACTGGTCCCGCCGGTTCGATGGGCTCGATGAGGCATTGGACGAGAACGTGGTCTGGAGTTCGCACAACTACACGGTCGTCACCCACAAGGCCAGGCGGTACCCTGGCCCCGTAGAAGGGGTGTACGGTGACCGCGCCTGGCTTCGGAGAGACCTGGAGGAGACGAACCGATGGATGTTGGAACGCGACCTGCCCAACTGGGTCGGAGAGTTTGGTGCCCTGTACGACGGAGACGTCCTCGAGCCAACTCCGTCGGATCAAGCACGGCTTGCGGCGCTGAAGGATCAGATCGAGCTCTTTGATGAGTTCGGTTTCCACTGGACCCTTTGGACGTACAAGGACGTGGGCCCGCAGGGATTGGTGGTGCCGGGCGCCGATTCCGAGTACCTGCGCCGGTTGCGTCCGATGCTGCGGCTCAAGCAGGAGTTGGGGCTCGACAAGTGGACCACGCGCGACTTGGGGTGGCCCGGGGCGGCGATCCGGCACCTGGTGGACCAGATCGGGTCACGGCTCTGGGATTTCAGCCTGGATCTGGCCGGCTTGAAGGAATACCTGGTGGAACGAGTCGTCTATGGAGACTTGGCCAATGCCGTCGTGCCTCTGTACGCCATGCTCTTCGCCGACATGAGCCCGGAAGAGATAGCGGTCATGCAGCGGGAGGCCTTCGAGTTGAAGAACGGCAGGAGGCGCGAGGGTCTGATCGAGGTTCTGTCCGCAAGCTGGAAGAGTTGA
- a CDS encoding ABC transporter permease → MMKGAIGAGVGRSGNLPAWLRSREAGVLLALVLLVLFFSVTTSTFLTSLNLLNVLRQVSVVGIITLAMTILIISQEFDLSVGSMYAVVGIVVATLFNGGMSIWMASLAGLALAAAMGLVNGVLTVRGGIPSFIVTLGMMMVYRGVALLISGGSPASVRLPAFFYSITGSRLWGAIPAPALWFVIMAVAAYFLLHVTGFGFKAFAVGGNREAARLAGINTGRVKVIGFILTATAAGLAATISLSYLGSATPTQGQGMELQAIAGAVIGGASLMGGVGSIVGGFMGAIIMGIVRNGLVLLGVSAYLQELILGLVVIVAVLIGHYSTQQRR, encoded by the coding sequence ATGATGAAAGGGGCTATTGGAGCCGGAGTGGGCCGCTCGGGGAACCTGCCCGCGTGGCTGCGAAGCCGGGAAGCCGGGGTGCTCCTCGCCCTGGTGCTCTTGGTGCTCTTCTTCTCGGTCACCACGTCGACCTTCCTGACCAGCCTCAACCTGCTCAACGTCCTCCGGCAGGTCTCCGTGGTGGGCATCATCACGCTGGCGATGACGATCCTCATCATCTCGCAAGAGTTCGACCTCTCGGTGGGCTCCATGTACGCGGTGGTGGGCATCGTCGTCGCGACCCTCTTCAACGGTGGGATGAGCATCTGGATGGCGAGCCTCGCGGGACTGGCCCTGGCCGCGGCCATGGGGTTGGTGAACGGGGTCCTCACCGTGCGAGGCGGGATTCCCTCCTTCATTGTCACCCTGGGCATGATGATGGTCTACCGCGGCGTGGCGCTCCTGATCTCGGGCGGATCGCCTGCGTCGGTGCGCCTGCCTGCGTTCTTCTACAGCATCACCGGCTCCCGCCTGTGGGGAGCGATCCCCGCGCCCGCCCTCTGGTTCGTGATCATGGCAGTGGCTGCGTACTTCCTGCTCCACGTCACGGGCTTCGGCTTCAAGGCCTTCGCGGTGGGCGGAAACCGGGAGGCGGCCCGGCTGGCGGGCATCAACACCGGGCGGGTGAAGGTGATCGGCTTCATCCTCACGGCCACCGCCGCGGGGCTCGCGGCGACCATTTCGCTCTCCTACCTCGGCTCGGCGACCCCGACGCAAGGCCAGGGCATGGAGCTGCAGGCCATTGCCGGCGCGGTCATCGGCGGCGCCTCCCTCATGGGCGGTGTCGGCTCCATCGTGGGCGGCTTCATGGGCGCGATCATCATGGGCATCGTGCGCAACGGGCTGGTCCTGCTGGGGGTGAGCGCGTACCTGCAGGAGTTGATCCTGGGTCTCGTGGTGATCGTGGCCGTGCTGATCGGCCACTACTCCACCCAGCAGCGCCGATGA
- a CDS encoding L-fucose/L-arabinose isomerase family protein yields MARTTLGVIVGNRDFFPAHLCEAGRQEILRVLDEEGIDAVILDPEATRVYGAVENWSDAKKCADLFKANRDRIDGILVTLPNFGDERAVADAIRLSGLGVPVLVHAFPDDVSRMTVQSRRDSFCGKMSVCNNLQQYGIRFSLTDQHTVNPDSPSFRQDLRRFAALCRVVKGVRGVRLGAVGTRPANFTTVRYSEKLLEAAGITVVPIDLGEVLGLVAKVPDDDPAVRRKLEAIQEYVPTRGVPPGSLVKMARFGVVLDRWMAENELTGTAIQCWTALEQFFGVVPCTLMSMMSNGLMPSACEVDVTGLVGMYLLQLASGRPSAIVDWNNNYGDDPDRGVIFHCSNLPKEIFEESTMDYQEIIAGTVGKENAYGTIVGRVKPGPFTYVRVSTDDRAGRIRAYVGEGELTRDPLSTFGGYGVVKIPNLQGLLRHICTHGFEHHVSINMSLTADAVQEAMERYLGWEVYRHQG; encoded by the coding sequence GTGGCACGCACGACACTAGGCGTCATCGTAGGCAACCGTGACTTCTTCCCGGCTCACCTCTGCGAGGCGGGGAGGCAGGAGATCCTCAGGGTGCTGGACGAGGAAGGGATCGACGCGGTCATCCTGGACCCGGAGGCGACCCGGGTCTACGGGGCCGTGGAGAACTGGTCCGACGCGAAGAAGTGCGCGGACCTCTTCAAGGCAAACCGCGACCGGATCGACGGGATCCTGGTCACCCTGCCCAACTTCGGGGACGAGCGGGCCGTCGCCGACGCCATCCGGCTGTCGGGTCTCGGCGTGCCGGTCCTGGTCCACGCCTTCCCGGACGACGTGAGCCGTATGACCGTCCAGTCCCGGCGGGACAGCTTCTGTGGAAAGATGTCGGTCTGCAACAACCTGCAGCAGTACGGCATCCGCTTCTCCCTGACCGACCAGCACACGGTGAACCCCGACTCCCCTTCCTTCCGCCAGGACCTGCGGCGCTTCGCCGCCCTCTGCCGGGTCGTCAAAGGCGTGCGCGGGGTTCGGCTGGGAGCCGTCGGGACCCGTCCGGCCAACTTCACCACGGTCCGCTACAGCGAGAAGCTGCTGGAGGCTGCGGGTATCACCGTGGTGCCCATCGACCTGGGCGAGGTGCTGGGCCTGGTGGCGAAGGTCCCGGACGACGATCCGGCGGTCCGCCGGAAGCTGGAGGCGATCCAGGAGTACGTGCCCACCCGGGGTGTCCCCCCTGGCTCGCTGGTGAAGATGGCCCGGTTCGGCGTGGTGCTGGACCGGTGGATGGCCGAGAACGAGCTGACGGGAACGGCCATCCAGTGCTGGACGGCACTGGAGCAGTTCTTCGGCGTGGTGCCGTGCACCCTCATGAGCATGATGAGCAACGGCCTGATGCCCTCGGCCTGCGAGGTGGACGTGACGGGACTGGTGGGGATGTACCTCCTTCAGCTCGCCTCGGGGCGGCCCAGCGCCATTGTCGACTGGAACAACAACTACGGTGACGATCCCGACCGGGGCGTGATCTTCCACTGCAGCAACCTGCCGAAGGAGATCTTCGAGGAGTCGACGATGGACTACCAGGAGATCATCGCGGGAACGGTGGGCAAGGAGAATGCGTACGGGACCATCGTGGGGCGAGTCAAGCCGGGGCCCTTCACCTACGTGCGGGTCTCCACCGACGACCGTGCGGGGAGGATCCGGGCCTACGTCGGGGAAGGGGAGCTGACCCGCGACCCGCTCTCCACCTTCGGCGGCTACGGCGTGGTGAAGATCCCCAACCTCCAGGGGCTCCTGCGCCACATCTGCACCCATGGCTTCGAGCACCATGTCTCCATCAACATGTCCCTCACCGCCGACGCGGTGCAGGAGGCGATGGAGCGGTACCTGGGCTGGGAGGTGTACCGGCACCAGGGTTGA
- a CDS encoding substrate-binding domain-containing protein, which yields MRNRTFCLILGTVLAIAIVGSVTTVPVAAQADQYDFVVITHSATISFWVPLVKGAQDAARAISLAEGVNITVRHLGPHLFNVEEQVSIMENAIQSGVDGIIATLPDPNAFDAPVQQALDRGIPVVATNTDDTSGDNPRLAYVGQNDITAGRSLGEEIVKRVGTSGKVAIGLEDLGHPSLQDRLAGVRQVLDQTDITYEVLHTTADLTQAVATFESFLLANPDAKGIFSVDATGTTAQGTVIRNLGLQGRVVSGGWDLVPGTLQNIQDGYTQFTVDQNPYLQGYYPVVGLYLYLRYGIAPSNIDTGASIVDASNVNDVLSLAEQGYR from the coding sequence GTGCGAAATCGAACGTTCTGTCTCATCCTTGGGACCGTGTTGGCGATCGCGATCGTCGGAAGCGTCACCACCGTCCCGGTCGCGGCCCAGGCGGATCAGTACGATTTCGTGGTCATCACCCACAGCGCGACCATCTCCTTCTGGGTCCCGCTGGTGAAGGGCGCGCAGGATGCCGCCCGGGCGATCTCACTGGCTGAAGGCGTCAACATCACCGTACGGCACCTCGGGCCCCACCTGTTCAACGTCGAGGAGCAGGTGAGCATCATGGAGAACGCCATCCAGTCGGGCGTCGACGGCATCATCGCCACCCTTCCGGACCCGAACGCCTTCGATGCGCCGGTTCAGCAGGCGCTGGACCGGGGCATCCCGGTGGTCGCCACCAACACCGACGACACCTCCGGCGACAATCCGCGGCTGGCGTACGTGGGGCAGAACGACATCACGGCCGGTCGGAGTCTCGGGGAGGAGATCGTCAAGCGAGTCGGCACCTCCGGCAAGGTGGCCATCGGCCTGGAGGACCTGGGGCATCCGTCCCTGCAGGATCGGCTGGCGGGCGTGCGGCAGGTCCTGGATCAAACGGACATCACCTATGAGGTCCTTCACACCACCGCCGACCTCACCCAGGCTGTCGCCACCTTCGAGAGCTTCCTGCTGGCCAATCCCGACGCCAAGGGCATCTTCAGCGTCGACGCCACGGGTACCACGGCACAGGGCACCGTCATCCGCAACCTGGGACTGCAGGGCCGGGTCGTCTCCGGAGGCTGGGACCTGGTCCCCGGCACCCTCCAGAACATCCAGGATGGGTACACTCAGTTCACCGTCGACCAGAACCCCTACCTGCAGGGCTACTATCCGGTGGTGGGCCTCTACCTCTACCTGCGCTACGGTATCGCTCCCTCGAACATCGACACGGGCGCCAGCATTGTGGATGCGAGCAACGTCAACGATGTGCTCTCCCTAGCCGAGCAGGGCTACCGGTAA